One Megachile rotundata isolate GNS110a chromosome 5, iyMegRotu1, whole genome shotgun sequence genomic region harbors:
- the LOC143264449 gene encoding uncharacterized protein LOC143264449: MIITRKVARWALLLKREALGRNYGAQKRSEEAPSGATAMLPRSGRVDDNIDTDTVATDLDRISSCVALALPLPFPYYYHYYYNPRAGIASQSLFEIARRTLRGDHEDELPIPVEGIDGPRGKATCTKLAASTEPKTKEQQDVEHGGQETENAARGIEKGITVFASVDSNRLNYQNVRARFSA, encoded by the coding sequence ATGATAATAACGAGAAAGGTGGCACGGTGGGCGCTCCTCCTGAAGCGAGAGGCGCTCGGCCGAAACTACGGTGCACAAAAGCGGTCAGAAGAGGCACCCAGCGGTGCCACGGCGATGCTGCCTCGTTCCGGCCGGGTAGATGACAACATCGACACCGACACCGTGGCCACCGACCTGGACAGGATCAGCAGCTGCGTCGCGTTGGCGCTGCCGTTGCCGTTCCCGTACTACTATCACTATTACTACAACCCTCGTGCTGGCATCGCCTCTCAGTCATTATTCGAGATAGCTCGCCGCACGCTCCGCGGAGACCACGAGGACGAATTGCCGATACCGGTCGAGGGGATCGACGGACCGCGAGGGAAAGCTACGTGTACTAAGTTAGCCGCATCGACCGAGCCAAAAACGAAGGAGCAACAGGACGTGGAACACGGTGGACAGGAAACGGAGAACGCGGCGAGAGGAATAGAGAAGGGAATAACAGTGTTCGCGAGCGTGGACAGTAACCGCCTTAATTACCAGAACGTACGAGCACGATTTTCTGCATGA